Proteins from one Daphnia pulicaria isolate SC F1-1A chromosome 3, SC_F0-13Bv2, whole genome shotgun sequence genomic window:
- the LOC124328976 gene encoding mucin-19-like isoform X5: MDNSHFVCVLIGCLFLGSVVASSSDCSGIEEPNRFILCYTDSSINLENDDLACRCSHLVVPSVVNITQNSTDFALNEEIVAYLKTISGSRNGGRMRRVLSLAVSARDFSADSSVHSIVGGVARMIDDLLIEGVEIHWQQPSTDENSKKDKANLVLFMKDLHAVLQEKVIVTSTPISTTHINSTIADDMEIDAMRPLILLRLPTSPEQLVKGFDLKPLARTVDLFVVSTHNIEDASNATYHHSRLMGISDILNTDSVLDLVTSLGVSSDRVVAAVPTFALQFHLRDAKQNLPGSQIAQGPTQISMEQLHSILKKGNWTIERDDDLTGTYAYSQDGDWIAFDDEMAAMIKAKYFLLRDIAGVAIMPGNVDEKPSQSETPVTPSMTQIYYEQFLNQESGNRTRRQLAKSLQDDLSSVATTLSSPLYNDRVRASPYRIVRIVARSGETSVVRQPLESSLQCSRQGYYRHPEDCGSFYRCVKFDQYVDDFTVFEYDCPEGLVFDEKWEVCTWPSQAAPCGGSSEIRPVPMNKFVCPGEGYFADPENCRWFFACRDYAKDGVTFTQYEFRCPFGLLFDEENLLCNWPWLVPQCSGGAVGSSSNANAVKLKQPLEKKPAAIPMGSPGYLSGKLVTGEGLYKDPRPTYYGESVVSSGCVDCQSAGLVVKEPSQGSYSGKQQTKVVLAIPAATIAGESNPVRIIIASPAYSGDQQYTTTTTTPSYSKAVRYEGGASTGSYQSQKYTDSLAVSGSSDPYGSYASAGNRGTAVAINNAQLASYSQTDNTNGDSGKVSGPVGPSKPDNSFSYKETSTYDKSTKDEVANTPYYLVKQPGNGEIRGPDRTVENGKYDSAHTSDGKYVPSSSYSAPAYSAPVYSAPAYSEPTYSAPAYSEPTYSAPAYTAPTYSAPTYSAPTYSAPAYSAPAKAAPTYSAPAYSEPAKTAPAYSEPTKTAPTYSKPTKTAPAYSAPAYSVPAYSAPAYSAPAYSAPAYSAPAYSAPAYSAPAYSAPAYSAPAYSEPAKTAPTYSAPAYSEPAKTAPTYSAPAYSEPAKPAPAYSEQTKSAPAYSEPTKTAPAYSAPAYSAPAYSAPAYSAPAYSSPTYSAPAYSEPAKPAPSYSVPTKSAPVYSAPAYSEPAKPAPAYSTPAYSTPTDSAPTYSSPTYTSSTYSAPEPSDQDYNPVYSAPADSSQSAPSYSAPAYSTPSYSPPAYSAPAYSESVREYKPPTTAAPVYSAPAYTEKAPEYKTSTTAAPVYSPSAPSYSSPVYSAPSYTEKAPEYDSSTTASTVYSAPAYSSPVYSAPAYSSPVYSAPAYSAPVYSAPAYTEKAPEYKTPTTTSPVYAAPAYSAPVYAAPAYTEKAPEYKTPTTTSPVYAAPAYSAPVYAAPAYSAPAYSAPAYSAPAYTEKAPEYKTPTTTSPVYSTPAYTEKAPGYKTSTAAAPVYSAPAYTAKVTEYKTSTTAAPVYSAPTYTEKSPEYKTPTTSTPVYSAPAYTTKAPEYKTPTKAAPVYSAPTYTEKTTGYKAPTTAAPVYPSAPAYSVPAYSEPAAPAYTEKTPGYKTTAAAVYSTPAYTEKTVEYKTPITSAPAYSPAVYTDKSPISVYDSTASDYRASNTKLPANTASASIDEYSPVYDAPESVYKTPTKVVVTMETEDQGKKGYRGTGGAAGSAGSAGSAGSAGSRGTGGTAGSRGTGGTAGSRGTGGVGGTRGSKGAVKYSEPEYNAASVRPSVGSYDKNKSTHSSMSRYPSDYETTGQIGDDTFGLKDNSKSKGKYTGSRPLASKSPAANEKVVDTNKRIPNEYSSTNGKSRTQLERGAGSSTSGKTYATDGTTRYQDSDYKKPAGSASRNDSRESNSYTTTPHSVSVNYEKTKADSSTKGEVSYGDKRVTVKVPSTNKAAILDKWATVSPVTETELALIEQKGTTDDYKSSPRQRIKGRLNVNSKNQQLTTSVAQPSVKPVDSSASSVSLTLNKNDGKVSTGSSGSEYGHRYLEKITVAQATAKNETLGPEVCVRAGLFRHPSDCQKFYECYWDRWIHQYTVHIFKCPVHLVYDDYITACNWPLDGPACVPHEAVKLYPQLLSKV, translated from the exons ATGGACAACTCTCACTTTGTTTGCGTTTTGATCGGTTGTCTTTTCCTGGGATCTGTTGTCGCCTCATCTTCAG attGCAGCGGAATAGAAGAACCGAATCGATTCATCCTGTGCTACACCGACAGTTCCATCAACTTGGAGAATGACGACCTGGCCTGCCGTTGCTCTCATCTAGTCGTGCCATCCGTCGTGAATATCACGCAAAACAGTACGGACTTTGCGTTAAACGAAG AAATAGTTGCGTACTTGAAAACGATTAGTGGCTCCCGAAATGGTGGGCGAATGCGCCGCGTCCTTTCGCTGGCCGTGTCGGCCCGAGACTTTTCCGCCGACTCTTCCGTCCACTCGATTGTTGGCGGTGTGGCGCGGATGATTGACGACCTACTTATCGAAGGCGTGGAAATCCATTGGCAACAACCCAGCACCGACGAGAATTCCAAGAAAGATAAAGCCAACCTTGTTCTTTTCATGAAG GATTTGCACGCTGTTCTACAAGAGAAAGTGATCGTCACCAGCACACCAATTTCCACCACCCACATCAACAG CACAATTGCTGACGATATGGAAattgatgcgatgcgacctTTGATCCTACTCCGTCTGCCGACTTCACCGGAACAGCTGGTGAAAGGATTCGATCTCAAGCCTTTAGCGAG AACGGTCGACTTATTCGTCGTCTCCACCCATAACATAGAGGACGCATCCAACGCAACCTACCACCATAGCCGCCTTATGGGCATCTCCGATATCCTGAATACG GATTCTGTATTGGATCTTGTGACAAGCCTGGGTGTATCGTCCGATCGTGTAGTGGCAGCCGTACCCACATTCGCCCTCCAATTTCATCTGAGAGATGCCAAGCAAAACCTACCCGGATCCCAGATTGCCCAAGGCCCCACTCAAATCAGCATGGAACAG CTGCACTCGATCTTGAAGAAAGGCAATTGGACGATAGAGAGAGATGACGATTTGACAGGTACATATGCTTACTCCCAAGACGGAGATTGGATTGCCTTTGATGACGAAATGGCCGCTATGATCAAG GCCAAGTACTTCCTTTTGCGCGATATCGCCGGAGTGGCAATCATGCCCGGCAATGTGGACGAGAAGCCCAGCCAATCAGAAACGCCCGTTACTCCATCCATGACTCAAATCTACTACGAACAATTTCTCAATCAAGAATCTGGCAACCGAACCAGGCGTCAGCTGGCCAAATCCCTGCAGGACGATCTTTCTTCTGTTGCCACCACCCTGTCCAGTCCGTTGTACAACGACCGTGTCCGAGCTTCGCCCTACCGGATCGTCCGCATCGTCGCCCGTTCCGGCGAGACCAGCGTCGTCCGCCAGCCGCTGGAGAGCAGTCTGCAGTGCTCCCGTCAGGGCTATTACCGCCATCCGGAGGATTGCGGAAGTTTCTACCGTTGCGTCAAATTCGACCAGTACGTGGACGATTTCACCGTTTTCGAGTACGACTGCCCGGAAGGATTGGTCTTTGATGAGAAGTGGGAAGTCTGCACCTGGCCGTCCCAGGCCGCTCCTTGCGGAGGATCCAGCGAGATTCGCCCAGTTCCCATGAACAAATTCGTCTGCCCAGGCGAGGGATACTTTGCCGATCCTGAAAACTGTCGCTGGTTCTTCGCCTGTCGCGACTACGCCAAGGACGGTGTCACCTTCACCCAATACGAATTCCGTTGTCCATTTGGGCTCCTCTTTGACGAGGAAAATTTGTTGTGCAACTGGCCGTGGCTGGTTCCTCAGTGCTCTGGAGGGGCTGTCGGCAGTTCCAGCAATGCCAACGCCGTCAAGTTGAAGCAACCGCTGGAGAAGAAACCGGCCGCCATCCCTATGGGAAGTCCTGGATATCTGAGTGGCAAGTTGGTGACTGGAGAAGGTCTCTACAAGGATCCCCGGCCGACGTACTACGGTGAATCTGTCGTCTCTTCCGGTTGCGTTGATTGCCAATCGGCTGGACTAGTCGTCAAGGAACCATCGCAGGGCTCTTACTCAGGAAAACAACAGACGAAAGTTGTCCTGGCTATTCCTGCCGCCACCATTGCCGGAGAATCCAACCCTGTGCGCATCATTATCGCCTCCCCCGCTTACTCCGGTGACCAGCAATATACAACGACTACAACAACGCCATCCTATTCGAAAGCTGTCCGCTACGAAGGTGGGGCATCGACGGGTAGTTATCAGTCGCAGAAATATACAGATTCCCTTGCAGTGTCCGGATCATCTGATCCTTATGGTTCATATGCCTCAGCTGGGAATCGCGGAACTGCTGTAGCCATCAATAACGCCCAGCTGGCAAGCTATTCCCAAACTGATAACACGAACGGTGACTCCGGTAAAGTTTCTGGCCCTGTAGGACCTTCCAAACCGGACAACTCTTTCAGCTACAAAGAAACTAGCACTTATGATAAGTCTACCAAGGATGAGGTGGCCAATACTCCTTATTACCTAG TCAAACAACCAGGAAACGGTGAAATTCGTGGCCCAGATAGGactgttgaaaatggaaaatacgACTCGGCTCATACATCGGATGGAAAATATGTACCCTCATCGTCTTACTCCGCTCCGGCTTATTCAGCTCCAGTCTACTCCGCCCCGGCTTACTCCGAGCCGACATATTCCGCCCCGGCTTACTCCGAACCGACATATTCTGCTCCGGCTTACACCGCTCCGACGTATTCCGCTCCAACTTATTCGGCTCCAACTTATTCGGCCCCGGCTTACTCCGCCCCGGCGAAAGCGGCCCCAACTTACTCTGCTCCAGCTTACTCCGAACCGGCCAAGACCGCACCGGCTTATTCCGAGCCCACCAAGACCGCCCCGACTTACTCCAAGCCGACCAAGACCGCCCCGGCTTACTCCGCCCCGGCTTACTCTGTGCCGGCTTACTCTGCGCCGGCTTACTCTGCTCCGGCTTACTCTGCTCCGGCTTACTCTGCTCCGGCTTACTCTGCTCCGGCTTACTCTGCTCCGGCTTACTCTGCTCCGGCTTACTCTGCTCCGGCTTACTCCGAACCGGCCAAGACCGCCCCAACTTACTCTGCTCCGGCTTACTCCGAACCGGCCAAGACCGCCCCAACTTACTCTGCTCCGGCTTACTCCGAACCGGCCAAGCCCGCTCCGGCTTATTCCGAGCAGACCAAGTCCGCCCCGGCTTACTCCGAGCCGACCAAGACCGCCCCGGCTTACTCTGCCCCGGCTTACTCTGCCCCGGCTTACTCTGCCCCGGCTTACTCTGCCCCAGCTTACTCCTCCCCAACTTACTCTGCCCCGGCTTACTCCGAACCGGCCAAGCCCGCTCCGTCTTATTCCGTGCCGACCAAGTCCGCCCCGGTTTACTCCGCTCCGGCTTACTCTGAGCCGGCCAAGCCCGCCCCGGCTTACTCCACCCCGGCTTACTCCACTCCAACGGATTCCGCTCCAACGTATTCCTCTCCGACTTACACCTCTTCAACCTACTCCGCTCCAGAGCCTTCCGATCAGGACTACAATCCCGTTTACTCTGCCCCAGCCGACTCTTCTCAATCCGCTCCGTCCTACTCCGCTCCAGCCTATTCCACTCCGTCCTACTCCCCTCCAGCCTATTCCGCTCCAGCTTATTCGGAAAGCGTTCGTGAATACAAACCTCCTACTACTGCCGCACCAGTTTACTCTGCTCCAGCCTACACCGAAAAAGCTCCTGAATACAAAACTTCTACTACTGCTGCGCCAGTCTACTCTCCGTCCGCTCCATCATACTCTTCACCGGTTTACTCTGCCCCATCTTATACCGAAAAAGCTCCCGAGTATGATTCTTCTACTACTGCTTCGACAGTTTACTCTGCCCCGGCGTACTCTTCTCCTGTTTACTCCGCCCCAGCGTATTCATCTCCGGTTTACTCTGCCCCAGCATACTCTGCTCCGGTTTACTCTGCTCCGGCTTATACCGAAAAGGCTCCCGAGTACAAAACTCCCACTACCACCTCTCCAGTTTACGCTGCCCCGGCATACTCTGCTCCGGTTTACGCTGCCCCAGCTTATACCGAAAAGGCTCCCGAGTACAAAACTCCCACTACCACCTCACCAGTTTACGCTGCCCCGGCATACTCTGCTCCAGTTTACGCTGCCCCAGCATACTCTGCTCCGGCTTACTCTGCTCCGGCTTACTCTGCTCCGGCTTATACAGAAAAAGCTCCCGAGTACAAAACTCCCACTACCACCTCTCCAGTTTACTCTACTCCAGCCTACACCGAAAAAGCTCCTGGATACAAAACATCTACTGCTGCTGCACCAGTTTACTCGGCTCCAGCCTATACTGCTAAAGTTACCGAATATAAAACATCTACCACTGCTGCGCCAGTTTACTCTGCGCCGACCTATACCGAAAAATCTCCCGAGTATAAAACTCCCACAACTTCTACTCCAGTTTATTCTGCCCCAGCCTATACGACAAAAGCTCCCGAATACAAAACTCCCACTAAAGCCGCACCAGTTTACTCTGCGCCGACCTATACTGAAAAAACTACTGGGTACAAAGCTCCCACTACTGCCGCACCGGTTTACCCCTCTGCTCCGGCTTACTCCGTTCCGGCATACTCCGAGCCTGCTGCTCCAGCCTATACTGAAAAAACTCCAGGGTACAAAACCACTGCTGCGGCAGTTTACTCTACTCCAGCCTACACCGAAAAAACCGTCGAGTATAAAACTCCCATTACTTCTGCTCCGGCTTATTCTCCTGCCGTCTACACAGATAAGTCTCCAATTTCTGTTTACGATTCAACGGCTTCTGACTATCGGGCGTCTAACACAAAGCTCCCGGCCAATACCGCCTCTGCTTCCATCGACGAATATTCTCCCGTTTACGATGCACCAGAATCAGTGTACAAGACTCCTACTAAAGTAGTTGTCACTATGGAAACCGAAGACCAAGGAAAGAAAGGATACCGTGGAACTGGTGGAGCTGCTGGATCTGCTGGATCTGCTGGATCTGCTGGATCTGCTGGATCACGGGGTACAGGTGGAACTGCTGGATCACGGGGCACAGGTGGAACTGCTGGATCACGAGGTACAGGCGGAGTAG GTGGAACTCGTGGATCTAAAGGCGCAGTGAAATACTCTGAACCAGAATATAATGCAGCGTCGGTCAGACCTAGTGTAGGATCATACGACAAGAACAAATCAACCCATTCGTCCATGTCTAGATATCCGAGTGATTACGAGACGACCGGCCAGATTGGGGACGacacatttggattaaaagACAACAGCAAATCCAAGGGGAAATATACTGGTTCCAGACCTTTGGCAAGCAAATCACCAGCTGCAAACGAAAAGGTAGTAGACACCAATAAAAGAATTCCCAATGAGTACAGTTCAACGAATGGCAAGAGTCGTACTCAGCTAGAGAGAGGCGCTGGCAGCAGCACGAGTGGCAAGACGTACGCCACCGATGGAACAACCAGATATCAAGATTCCGATTACAAAAAGCCAGCAGGATCAGCATCTAGGAACGATTCTCGTGAATCAAATTCCTACACGACGACACCACATTCCGTTTCGGTTAATTACGAAAAAACTAAAGCTGATTCTTCCACGAAAGGTGAAGTTTCATACGGCGATAAAAGAGTCACCGTTAAAGTCccttccaccaacaaagccgCTATTCTAGACAAGTGGGCAACTGTTAGTCCAGTTACTGAGACTGAACTAGCCCTTATCGAGCAAAAAGGTACGACTGATGATTACAAATCTTCTCCACGCCAACGAATCAAGGGAAGATTGAACGTCAATTCCAAAAACCAACAACTCACCACCAGCGTTGCGCAACCCAGCGTCAAGCCTGTTGATTCAAGCGCATCTTCTGTCAGCCTCACTTTGAACAAAAACGACGGAAAAGTCTCGACTGGCAGTAGCGGATCTGAATACGGTCACCGATACTTGGAGAAGATCACCGTCGCCCAAGCGACGGCCAAAAACGAGACGCTGGGCCCGGAGGTATGTGTTCGAGCCGGTCTCTTCCGTCATCCGTCAGACTGTCAAAAGTTCTACGAGTGCTACTGGGATCGCTGGATTCACCAGTACACAGTTCACATTTTCAAATGCCCCGTTCACCTTGTGTACGATGACTACATCACTGCCTGCAATTGGCCGTTGGACGGACCCGCTTGTGTACCTCATGAAGCGGTCAAGCTGTACCCACAGCTCCTGTCTAAAGTCTGA